The genomic stretch CACTACAGATGTGACCGATCGGATTACGGTAGGGCTTCAGTTGAATGGTCGTCTGGAAAACAGGGAAAACCCTGGCGTACCGGGTGGCGATGATTACTGGCAGCCACGTTTTGCGCTTTTTAGAAACCGTCCCACTGAACGGCCATATGCCAATGATAATCCAAATTACCCAGCCAATATCAACAATATTGAGACCAACTGGGCATTGCTCAATTATGATCGTACAGGGTTTTACACAAACTACTGGAAAAATCTCCAGACCAACTTCACGGCAGAATATGACATTCCGGTAGAAGGACTGAAAGCAAAGGGATTGTATTCTTATTATTATGCTGATAACTATGTGAATACCTTCGAATATACCTATGATGTATTTGATTATATCCCAGAGGACGATGAATATATCAGAACGGGCGGAAACGATAACCCCTACAGGGACAGGAATCAGCGTAAAATTGAAGAAACGGTAACGCAACTTCAATTAAATTATGATCGGGTATTTGCAGAAGATCATAAGTTGGCCATTCTGGCACTGTACGAGCGTATTCAGCGTAGGGATTATAGTAACTTCCTTCACTCTGTACCGACAAACAATTACCTCTCTTTGGTACAGTTTGCAGATATGGACACTTATAATGATAATGATTATGAGGAAGCCAGGATCGGCTATGTAGGTCGTATCAATTATGAATATAAAGGTAAATACCTTTTGGAAGTTTCCGGAAGATATGATGCGTCATGGAAATTTGCTCCAAATAAACGCTGGGGATTCTTCCCGTCGGTTTCTGCCGGGTGGAGATTGAGCGATGAGGCTTTTATGGATAATATATCGGCCAAGACCAATTTGGACGAATTGAAGTTAAGGGTTTCCTATGGCGAGCTAGGTGATGATAATATCAATGCTGGTATTGATCCAAATGATCCACGTTTTATTGGTCCTTTTGATTATATGACAGGATATAATTACGGTGTATCTACTGTGATCCTGGATGGTGAGAATGTACAAGGCTCAAGAAATACCGGTCAGCCGATCGATAACCTTTCCTGGTACACCAGTAAGATGTTTGATGTGGGCTTGGATTTCTCTTTCGGTTCCGGAAAAATCACCGGTACAGTTGACTATTTCCATAGGAAAAGAGAAGGTTTGAGGGACATCAAAGATGATGTATTCTTACCACTTGAATTAGGTTATGGATTGACGGATGAAAACCTCAGCAGCGACGCTACCCTTGGTGGTGACATTGGCATCAACTATAACGGAAAGGTGCAGGATTTGACCTTTAGGATCGGCGGTACCTTTGGCTACGCTCGTGGCAAATTCCTGAATTCTTATAACCCTGCATTCAGCAGTAGCTGGAATCATTACCGAAACTCGGGAGAGAACAGATGGTATGGTGTTTTCTGGGGGTATGAGACCGTTGGTCAGTTCCAGTCCCAAGAAGAGATCGACAATTATCCCGTAAACATTGATGGCCAAGGAAACGGTACCCTGTTGCCGGGTGACCTGATCTATAAGGATGTCAATGAAGATGGTAAAATCGATGGCTTTGATGAAAGGCCAATTGGCTACAGCCTGGACGGAACTCCTAGCATCAGCTATGGTCTGAACATGTACTTCAATTATAAAAACTTTGATTTGACGGTGGACTTCTCAGGAGGTTCCTTGGCATCTTATAACCAAAACTGGGAAATGAGATGGCCTTACCAAAACGGAGGTAACCTATTGGCCTATATGTATGATGACAGATGGCATCGTGAAGACCCATACAACCTTGACAGTGAATGGATCCCAGGTGACAACCCTCCATTACGCTATAATGCAGGTGGCCACAGTAACTATAACAGGAATTCTACTTGGTGGTTGACCAATGTGAAGTACCTCAGGATGAGAACGGCTTCCATTGGGTATACACTTCCTCCAAAGGTATTGAGCAAATTGAAAATTGAGCGCGCCAGGGTTTATTTCACGACCTATAATCTGTTCTCTATCGACAATGTCCACCAGTTTGGAATCGATCCGGAAGTAAGGGATGAAAACGGTTTGCAGTATCCGCAAAACGTGAACATGAACCTAGGGTTTAATTTGACCTTCTAAAATGAGACTGACCATGAAAAAAATCATATTAAGTATATGCGCATGCGTAGCCTTGTTTACTGCATGTAACGATGAAGAATTCCTGACCCGAGAGCCACAGGATATCCTGTTGGATGACCAGGTGTGGGAAAGTGAGGATTTGGTATTGTCTGTTTTGGCAGACCTTTATAATAGAATTCCAGACTATCAGCAGCTGGACAGCTGGTGGAACTTTACCAGTTTTGATGAGGCGTTTGCGTCCAATGCGGGTGACTACTGGAGGCATCAAAACCAGGATTACGGCTACGGTGACTGGGGGATGTGGGATTACGGTTTTATCCGTGACCTTAACCTCTTCATTGAGAGTGCAGAGGCGGCGGATCAGCTTGATCCGGACGTAAAGGCCAGGTTTATCGCAGAAGCTAAGTTCATTCGCGCCATGTCCTATTTTGAGCATGTAAAGAGAATGGGCGGTGTACCGCTTATATTGGAGTCATTGGAGTATGATTACAGTGGTGATCCTACTTATCTTCAATACCCCAGGGCCAAGGAGCATGAGATCTATGATTTTGTGATCGAAGAAATGGAAGCCATCAAAGGCGACCTGCCGAATGGAGGCACTAAGTCCAGAGCGACTATTGGAGCAGCGTTGGCATTGGAAACCAGAGCAGCCTTATATGCAGCATCCATTGCCAATTATGGGCAGATGACTCCTAACGTATCCCTTCCTGGTGAAGAGGTGGGCATTCCTGCCAGCATGGCGGATGGTTACTATACCACTGCTTTGAACGCAGCAGAAGAGCTGATGGGATTGGGAACATATGAACTGTACAATAATGACCCGGATCCTTCGGAGAATTTTACCAATGTTTTCTTGAACAAGACCGCTAATAATGAGGTGATTTTTGCCAAGGACTATTTGGTGCAGGCCAGGACACATGGCTTTACTATTGAGACTATCCCGAGATCACTAAGGGAAGAAAATACATTAGGTGGAAAGCTGAACCCTTCTTTAAATTTGGTACAGTCTTATGAGCTTTTGGACAATACTTTCGCGCCATTACCTACTACTGATGAAAACGGCGATCCGATCTACTACGATAATCCCGAGGACATATTTGCGGGCAGGGATCCTCGATTGGCCGGTACGGTTATCCTACCAGGTACCACCTTCCGAGGAAGTGAAGTGGATATCTGGGCTGGATGGAAAACTGCTGATGGAGGTCTGATCACTTCTGACCAGCTAGGTGGAAGGGGCGAACTGCCAAATGGTGAAAATGCACAGCTAGTAGGCTTTGATGGACCGATCCCTAACTTGGAATGGTCTGCCCAAAATGGTTTTTACATTCGTAAGTATGTAGACACTCAAGTGGGCTCCGGCCAGCGTGGTACCGGAAGTGGTGTATGGTGGATTCGTTTTCGTTATGCAGAAGTGTTGCTGAATGCGGCGGAAGCTGCATTTGAGCTTGGTGATAATGCCAAAGCTGCCGAATATATGAACCAAGTAAGAAGAAGGGCCGGAATGCCTATCGATCTTGCGCCTTCCGAAATCACCTTTGACCGGATTATTCATGAACGTAAAGTGGAGCTTTGTTTTGAAAACCACATTCTTTGGGACTACAAGCGATGGAGACTAGCGCACCGCGTTTGGAACGGTGAAGCGGTACCGCTTACCAATGACCCCGGGGATGCAGAAGCCATCAGTACCCGTGTATTTGGCCTGAATCCTTATAAAATTTATGCACCGGGGACCCCTAATCACGAAAAGTGGGTGTTTGAGGAGTTTTTACCGACACCGGTATTTAATCCGCACAGGTTCCGACTAGGAAATTATTATTCCCAAATCGGTGACAATGTACTGAACGGCAATCCAAAAATTGTCCGAAACCCTAACCATTAAGGATAAAAGAAGAACACATGAAAAAGAATATAAAATATCTTGCGGGACTTTGCCTGATGGCTTTGGGCATGAGTTCTTGTGAATATGACAACTACGATGAGCCTAAATTGCTTTTTGACGGTAATATCGTGTATAACGGAGAGCCTATCGGTGTAAGCTATAATGACGTTTACTTTCAGCTATGGGAAGAGGGATGGCAAACCTTTGGAAATATTGGTGTGGCCATTGACCAGGATGGTTCATTCAGTTCGCTTTTGTTTGCAGGTGATTACAAGTTGATCATTCCGGCAGATCAGGGGCCGTTTATGAATTTGACGAACCAAGAATCCGGTTCTGACACCATTCCATTGAACATCAATGGAAGCATGAACATGGACATTGAGGTGCTGCCTTATTATATGATCCGTAACGTGGACATTTCTGGCAACAGTAGTGAGGTGACCGCTAATTTTGGTCTGGAACAAATCATCACTGATGCCAATGCCCGCGGTGTAAACGAGGTGGTCCTTTACCTGAGCAAAACAGCCTTTGTGGATGGACGGACCAGTATCAGCTCTGCCAGACTTGGCGGAGGAGACATTACCGATATGTCCAGCATCCAATTGACCACCGGCGTTCCTGACATGACACCTACGCAAGGCTATGTCTTTGCCAGAGTGGGATTGAGAATAGAAGGGGTGGAGGATATGCTGTTCTCCTCAATCGAAAGAATAGACTTCTAGTGATTTAATCCGGATGATGTATTAGGAATCGTAGGCCTGTCCTCCCGGAATTCTTCGGGGAATGTCGGGAAGAGCTGAAAGAGCAATAAAATCAGTTGGTTTGGAGGTGTGAGCGTCCGCCCCGGCGGACGCTCACACCGAAAACTAAAGCATATTCGGATTCAATTAAAAGCCAGCATTACGTCATAGCGAGGGGGACGAAGCAATCTCATTGAAAAATGAAAAGGTAGCTTTCTGTTTTCACCCGTCGCGATGACGTACTGAGCTGGCTTTACTTTAACCAATTGACCCTAAATAAAACCAAATTATGAGACCACTATTATTTATCTTTTTTTATGTCGCCGCCCTGCTATCCATGGGGGCATGTTCGAGCAGTGCTCAGGAACCTGTTCCCGATCCTGTGGAAGATGATGACGAAGTCATTGAAGGCCAATATACCAATCCTGTTTGGGAGCCGGTGTTGGCCGATCCTACGGTAGTGAAATCAGGAGACACTTTTTATGCCTATGGTACCGAAGACAATTGGGGTGATGAAGGTGGTTATCACCTGGTCCCCGTGATCAAATCAAAAGACTTAATCCATTGGGAATTGGTGGGGGATGCCCTGCAATCCAAACCCACATGGAAGCCAGAAGGGGGCATCTGGGCACCAGATGTTACCAAAGTAGGCAGCCAATATTTTATGTACTATTCTTTTTCCACTTGGGGAGATGCCAATCCAGGCATTGGCCTGGCCATAGCGGACAGCCCTGAGGGACCTTTTGAGGATTATGGGAAAATTTTTGATTCCCAGAGCATTGGTGTAAACAATTCCATTGATCCGTTCTATTACGAGGAAGATGGTCAAAAATACCTTTTTTGGGGAAGTTTTAGAGGGCTTTATATGATCAAGCTCACTGAAGATGGAAAGGCTACAGTGGGCGAAAAAGTCCAAGTAGCCGGCGATCACCTTGAAGCCAGCTATATCTTTAAGAAAAGCGGTTTTTATTACCTTTTTGGTTCATACGGCTCCTGCTGTGAAGGCGCCAATAGTAGTTACCAAGTCTGGGTGGGAAGATCTGACAAGCTGGAAGGCCCCTACGTGGACAAATCAGGAAACAAGCTTTTGGACGGGCATTACGGAGAACTGGTGGTCAAGGGAAACCTTGGAGATACGGGATTTGCAGGGCCAGGCCACAATGCAGAAATTGTCACCGATGAGGAGGGAACGGACTGGCTGGTTTACCATGGTATGCTAAAGAGCCAGCCTAGAACCAATAATGGCACCAATAGAAGAACATTGCTGATCGATCCGATCCTCTGGAACGGGGGTTGGCCACTGCTCTTTAGACAAGTACCAAGTATCAAAGCCAATGATGGCCCAGTGTTTTAAATAATTATCAATGATCCCATTAAATCCTATGCAACCTTTAAGATGTTTGATTTTCGGTTTTTTATGTTTTGTACCCTTTTTCCTAAATGCACAGGTAGAACCTGTCCTTTCTGATTTTGACAAGAAAGGAGAAGCCACAGTAGAAAATACCTCCAGCGGTTTTATCGTCTCATGGCCTGCCGGAAGTAACCAACAGGGTAAACTCGCTATTAACACCAAAAGTGGTCACCCTCTTTTCGAATCATTCCAATTGGAACGACCGGGTAAACACGTAGAATTGGCCAATGATATTGACCCAATGTTTTTACTCACGGAAGGAGAGCGTGATCTGAGCAAAGAAAGTGGTTGGAATATCTTTTTTGACCGGACCGCTTATAAGCCCCATGAAACCTACAAGGTGCAGTTGAAAAAATCCCAAGTCGAGGTATTGAGCGATGGGCAGCGATCTGTTATTAAAGTGGGCGATCTGACTGCAGGAAATTTTTCGGGTTGGTTAGAGGTGACGCTTTACCACGGTAGCCCTTTGGTCAATATTGCCGCTGTCATGCACACAGAAGAGGATGCCAAGGCCATTATTTATGATGCTGGTTTGGTGGCCAACAATAAAACGTGGAAGGAGCTCTTTTGGTCCGATACGGAGGGATATTTGCAGTCTAAGGCTACCGGTCAGCTGGATGGGGAGAGTGAAAATCTAGCCGTAAAATACAGGACAATCAGTGGTGAAAGTGAGCAAGGAAGTATGGCTGTATTTCCTGCACCGCACCAGTTTTTTTATCCGTTGGACAATGCGTATAATCTCAAATATGTTTGGTCTGGTGAAAATTACAGGGGTGTGGTAGATGGATTCGGAATCGGCATCAGGCACGACCTAATGGGGGACAATAGGCACGTGCCTTGGTTTAATGCCCCGCCTCATACCGATCAACGGCTTAACTTCTTTGTTTACCTCAGCGATACCAAGGATGGTCAGGTCATGGAACAGGTAAAGGCCTTTACCCGAAATGATCAGTACAAACCATTACCGGGCTATAGAACTATGGCCAGTCACTTTCATACCGAGCATATGGATGATGTTCTTACCCATAAGCCGGTGCCTGATATTCCCGGTCATGTGAAAGCATTACGCGATATGGGCGTGAATATTATGCATTTGGGAGAATATCATTTGGCCGGAAATCCACGCGATTCGGGTCCAAGGAGGTTACCGGAACTGGATTTGATGTTTTCCGAATGTGAACGTCTGAGCACAGCCGATTTTCTGATGCTCCCAGGGGAGGAACCCAATTGCCATTTTGGTGGACACTGGATGAACATTTTTCCTAATCCCGTTTATTGGATCATGTCGAGGCAAGAAGGCGAGCCTTTTGTGGAGGATCATCCGGAATATGGGAAAGTTTACCGTGTAGGAAACAAGGAAGAGATGCTGCGATTGCTGGAAGAAGAAAAGGGACTGGCTTGGACTGCCCATGCCCGTACCAAAGGCTCCACCGGTTATCCAGACGCATACAAAAACGAAGATTTTTTCCACTCAGACCGCTTCAATGGCGCGGCTTGGAAATCCTTACCAGCTGACCTTTCCAATCCCAACCTAGGCAGAAGGGTCCTGAAATTAATGGACGATATGGCCAATTGGGGCGAAAGAAAATACGTCATTGGTGAAGCAGATCTTTTTAAATTGGAACCGGATTATGAGATATATGGCAATATGAATGTCAATTACCTTCAACTGGACAAATTGCCCAAATTTGAAGACGGTTGGCAGTCTGTGCTGGATGCGATGGAGTCGGGCAGGTTCTTTGTCACCACGGGAGAGGTGCTTTTGCCCTCCTTCAGTGTCAATGGCAAAGGAAGTGGGGAAGTCCTGACGTTGGATGGCAATGGCAAGGCGACGGTAAAGGTGAGTGCCGCGTGGACATTTCCGCTCCAATACGCAGAGATCATTTCAGGAGATGGGGAGCAAGTGTATCGAGAGACAATTGACCTCAAAGAAACCCGTGCGTTTGGTGAAGACGATTTCGCCTTTGAAGTGGACTTGAAAGGCCGCACTTGGGTAAGGCTGGAGATATGGGATGCTGCTGTCAATGGCGCTTTCACCCAACCGGTTTGGATAGAGTAAGGAGGAGAAGTAGTTCGTATCGAGATCCGAGAAAAAAGTAGTGAGATATGAGTATTGAGACGTTTGAAATGTAACGTACCCGAAAGTATCGGGGCAGGCTATTGCGAACGCAGAGCAACGGAGTGAAGCAATCTCTTTTTCTTGAGATGAGACTGTTTGGCTTTAGGCAGGCCTGCCTTTGGCTCCAGACAGGCCTGCCTTTGGCTCCAGACAGGCCTGTCTAAAGCCAAGGCAGGCCCGCAGTGACGGTTTTTGAGGAAAAAAGTAAGAGAGAAGGTGTCAGGTAAATTCGGGACGTGATACCTAACAGCTTCCTTTGGGGAGAAGGGAATCGTCCCATAAATAAAGAATCAAACTTAATTAAACCTATTATTAGATGAATTTTAGTATTAAAAAATGGGCGCAGCTACTGGTAGTGGGAGGAATGGCCTCGCTAGTGAGTTGTCAAAATGCTGCACAACAGCAATCCGAAGGAGCAGCAGTAGAGGAGATGAGTGCCATTCGTCCACCGGCCTATCCGTTGATCACAGTGGATCCTTATCTAAGTGTGTGGAGCATGGGAGACGAACTTTATGGTGACGCGACGCGCCATTGGACAGGAGTGGCCAATGACCTTCAGGGGATCATTCGGGTAGATGGTAAGCCCTATTATTTTTTGGGGGAGGAAATGACCGAAACGGAGACCGTCCTTCCGCTGGCAGGACTGGAGGAACCGTGGAACTATTCACTGGAAAAGCCGGCAAAAAGGTGGAAGGAACTAGGCTATGAGGAAGGCAACCAATGGAAAACTACCAAAGGTGCATTTACCAATGGTGACGACAGCCCAGCTCCTAACCAATGGAATACAGAAGACATTTGGGTCAGAAGGACGTTTGAGCTTGATAAGGCTGATTTTTATGACCTATTGCTCAACATCCATCATGATGACAATGTGAAAGTATACTTGAATGGGGTCCTGGCATACGAAAAAGAAGGCTGGGTCAGTACACCAGCGACGGTAGTTATCAATGAAGAAGCCAAAAAAGCACTGAAAGAAGGGGAGAATCTATTGGCCATTCATTGCCAAAATACTACAGGTGGAGCATTTTTGGATGCCGGATTGGTAGAAGTGCTTCAGCCAAAAGTAAGCATCGCCCAAGCTGAACAGACTTTTTCAAAAGTAAATGCCACAGAAACCTTGTACTCCTTTGATGCTGGTGGGGTGACGCTAGACGTGACTTTTACGGCACCAATGCTTCCAGATAACCTGGAAGTAATGACCCGACCTGCCAATTATGTGACATTCGAAGTACAAGCTAAAGATGGTAAGGAACATGAGGTACAGGTATATTTTAGTGCTGCAGGTAATTTGGCGGTAAACACCATGAACCAACAGGTGACATGGGAGCGACCCCAGATAGCAGGCTTGCAAGCCTTGAAGATCGGGACGAGCACCCAACCTGTTTTGGAAAAGAAGGGTGATAATGTAAGAATTGACTGGGGATACATGTACTTGACGGCTGCCGATCAGGAAAATATAACTTCCCAAATTGATGTGAACACCAACAGTGTGGCTGAATTTGCTGAAAATGGCAGGCTCAGTGGTACGGATGCTGACCAAAAGCCCGTTTCGCTGGATGATCAAATGATCACTTCAGCTTTTTCTTTCGATTTTGCAAAAGTTGGGGAATCCAGCCAGCACGATTTTTTAACCTTGGCTTATGATGATCTGTATTCGGTGCAGTTTTTCAATAAAAACCTTAAAGCTTGGTGGAAAAAATACGGCATGACCACAGCGCAAATGCTTCAAGCTGCACAAACCGATTATGCAAAACTAAAAGCAGCCAGCGAACAATTTGACAAGCAGGTGTACCAGGACGCTTATGATGCAGCCGGAAAAGAATATGCGGAAATTTGTGCACTGGTGTACCGCCAGGCCGTAGCTGCCCATAAAACAGTGGAAGGCCCTAATGGCGAACTGTTCTTCTTCTCGAAAGAAAATTTCAGTAATGGTTCTATCGGGACTGTGGACGTGACCTATCCATCGGCTCCCTTGTTTTTGATCTATAATCCAGATCTATTGAAAGGGATGATCGAGCCAATTTTCTATTATAGTGAAAGTGGAAAGTGGGCCAAGCCTTTTCCTGCCCATGATGTGGGGACTTATCCGCTTGCAAATGGCCAGACCTACGGCGAGGATATGCCAGTAGAGGAGGCTGGAAATATGCTCTTGCTGACTGCTGCCATCGCCAAAGTAGAAGGCAATGCCGATTATGCCAATAAGCACTGGGATATCATGACCACTTGGGTGGAATACTTGGCCAAGGAAGGATTTGATCCGGCCAATCAGCTGTGTACGGATGATTTTGCCGGTCATTTGGCACATAATGCCAATCTTTCTGTGAAAGCGATTTTGGCCATTGCAGGTTATGGGCAGTTGGCCGAAACACTGGGCAAGACTGCAGCAGCTGAAAAATACACTGCCTTGGCAAAAGACTTCGCCCAAAAGTGGATGGACAAAGCTGAAGATGGTGATCATTATAGTTTGACTTTTGATAAGAAAGGTACCTGGAGTCAGAAATATAACATGGTTTGGAATAAATTATTGGGACTGGATATTTTTCCTGAGGAAGTGGTCCAAAAAGAGATTGCCTATTATCTCACCAAGCAGGAAGCTTATGGGCTGCCTTTGGACAGTCGTAAAACCTACACCAAATCAGACTGGGTGATCTGGACGGCAGCCATGGCAGAAGATGAAGCAGATGAAAAAGCCCTGATCGAGCCAATGTTTACCTATATCGACCAGACGCCAAACAGAATTCCTGTCAGTGACTGGCATGAAACCACAAATGCGGAATCAGTCGGATTTAGGGCAAGATCGGTCGTCGGAGGATATTTTATGCCGGTGTTGAAGGATCGATTATTGGAAAATTAAAAGATTGACGGATGTGAGATGATTTCACGTTTCACATTTCATGTCTCAAGTCTGATATCTCAATACTCAAGTCTAACATTTCAATACTCATGACTCAATACTTTATACCCAAAATAATTACCAGTGCAGTGCTACTTGCTCTCCTCTTTTCATGTGAAAAGGGAGAGCAGGCCACTGTGATTTCAGTTGTGGAGCGGATTGATACCACGGCTACCAACGCCCATTACATCAGCAATAGAGCACCACTAAAGCCTAGTGCATTGGTCAAGCTTCCTGTAGGGTCGGTGAAGCCTGAAGGATTCCTCAAGGAATACCTGATACGCCAAAAAAATGGCTTGACAGGTCATTTGGGAGAAATCAGTGCTTGGCTGCAGAAAGAGGACAATGCTTGGCTCAGTAAGGACGGTGAGGGCGATTGGGGCTGGGAGGAAGTGCCTTATTGGCTCAAAGGTTATGCGAATATTGGTTATTTATTGGAAGACCAACAGATGATCGATGAAGCCAAAATCTGGCTGGAAGGGACCATGAACAGCCAACGTGCTGATGGTAATTTTGGTCCGAAGCATTTTGACGGAGACAACCAGGATTTCTGGGCCAATATGATCATGCTCTACTGTCTGCAGTCCTACTACGAATACTCCAATG from Echinicola soli encodes the following:
- a CDS encoding SusC/RagA family TonB-linked outer membrane protein, giving the protein MREKLLRNGSLIVILLCGLVFSAAAQSRQVVEGTVKEKDSGQPIPGVSILEKGTTNGTVTGMDGEFRLEVTGDNPVLRVSFIGYKTLETEVGNKSDFDLHLESELGDLEEVVVVGYGQQKKESITGSVANITSRDIEQVPTATVGGALAGKLPGLSFRQPDGRPGAGAQLRIRNLGSPLYVIDGIQKDEGQFNNLAPGDIESISILKDASAAVYGSRAANGVVVVTTKRGSRGEEPQISINGYYGIQNWSRFPEGVNAYEWMLGRADADMNQFGSTNITRDELDKWQAGTEYGYRSFDWRDFIIKGNAPQSNISASVSGGSEKTNYYLAITRFDQKSVFSDEFEFNRTNLQSNITTDVTDRITVGLQLNGRLENRENPGVPGGDDYWQPRFALFRNRPTERPYANDNPNYPANINNIETNWALLNYDRTGFYTNYWKNLQTNFTAEYDIPVEGLKAKGLYSYYYADNYVNTFEYTYDVFDYIPEDDEYIRTGGNDNPYRDRNQRKIEETVTQLQLNYDRVFAEDHKLAILALYERIQRRDYSNFLHSVPTNNYLSLVQFADMDTYNDNDYEEARIGYVGRINYEYKGKYLLEVSGRYDASWKFAPNKRWGFFPSVSAGWRLSDEAFMDNISAKTNLDELKLRVSYGELGDDNINAGIDPNDPRFIGPFDYMTGYNYGVSTVILDGENVQGSRNTGQPIDNLSWYTSKMFDVGLDFSFGSGKITGTVDYFHRKREGLRDIKDDVFLPLELGYGLTDENLSSDATLGGDIGINYNGKVQDLTFRIGGTFGYARGKFLNSYNPAFSSSWNHYRNSGENRWYGVFWGYETVGQFQSQEEIDNYPVNIDGQGNGTLLPGDLIYKDVNEDGKIDGFDERPIGYSLDGTPSISYGLNMYFNYKNFDLTVDFSGGSLASYNQNWEMRWPYQNGGNLLAYMYDDRWHREDPYNLDSEWIPGDNPPLRYNAGGHSNYNRNSTWWLTNVKYLRMRTASIGYTLPPKVLSKLKIERARVYFTTYNLFSIDNVHQFGIDPEVRDENGLQYPQNVNMNLGFNLTF
- a CDS encoding DUF3823 domain-containing protein, with the protein product MKKNIKYLAGLCLMALGMSSCEYDNYDEPKLLFDGNIVYNGEPIGVSYNDVYFQLWEEGWQTFGNIGVAIDQDGSFSSLLFAGDYKLIIPADQGPFMNLTNQESGSDTIPLNINGSMNMDIEVLPYYMIRNVDISGNSSEVTANFGLEQIITDANARGVNEVVLYLSKTAFVDGRTSISSARLGGGDITDMSSIQLTTGVPDMTPTQGYVFARVGLRIEGVEDMLFSSIERIDF
- a CDS encoding RagB/SusD family nutrient uptake outer membrane protein; the protein is MKKIILSICACVALFTACNDEEFLTREPQDILLDDQVWESEDLVLSVLADLYNRIPDYQQLDSWWNFTSFDEAFASNAGDYWRHQNQDYGYGDWGMWDYGFIRDLNLFIESAEAADQLDPDVKARFIAEAKFIRAMSYFEHVKRMGGVPLILESLEYDYSGDPTYLQYPRAKEHEIYDFVIEEMEAIKGDLPNGGTKSRATIGAALALETRAALYAASIANYGQMTPNVSLPGEEVGIPASMADGYYTTALNAAEELMGLGTYELYNNDPDPSENFTNVFLNKTANNEVIFAKDYLVQARTHGFTIETIPRSLREENTLGGKLNPSLNLVQSYELLDNTFAPLPTTDENGDPIYYDNPEDIFAGRDPRLAGTVILPGTTFRGSEVDIWAGWKTADGGLITSDQLGGRGELPNGENAQLVGFDGPIPNLEWSAQNGFYIRKYVDTQVGSGQRGTGSGVWWIRFRYAEVLLNAAEAAFELGDNAKAAEYMNQVRRRAGMPIDLAPSEITFDRIIHERKVELCFENHILWDYKRWRLAHRVWNGEAVPLTNDPGDAEAISTRVFGLNPYKIYAPGTPNHEKWVFEEFLPTPVFNPHRFRLGNYYSQIGDNVLNGNPKIVRNPNH
- a CDS encoding glutaminase family protein, which gives rise to MNFSIKKWAQLLVVGGMASLVSCQNAAQQQSEGAAVEEMSAIRPPAYPLITVDPYLSVWSMGDELYGDATRHWTGVANDLQGIIRVDGKPYYFLGEEMTETETVLPLAGLEEPWNYSLEKPAKRWKELGYEEGNQWKTTKGAFTNGDDSPAPNQWNTEDIWVRRTFELDKADFYDLLLNIHHDDNVKVYLNGVLAYEKEGWVSTPATVVINEEAKKALKEGENLLAIHCQNTTGGAFLDAGLVEVLQPKVSIAQAEQTFSKVNATETLYSFDAGGVTLDVTFTAPMLPDNLEVMTRPANYVTFEVQAKDGKEHEVQVYFSAAGNLAVNTMNQQVTWERPQIAGLQALKIGTSTQPVLEKKGDNVRIDWGYMYLTAADQENITSQIDVNTNSVAEFAENGRLSGTDADQKPVSLDDQMITSAFSFDFAKVGESSQHDFLTLAYDDLYSVQFFNKNLKAWWKKYGMTTAQMLQAAQTDYAKLKAASEQFDKQVYQDAYDAAGKEYAEICALVYRQAVAAHKTVEGPNGELFFFSKENFSNGSIGTVDVTYPSAPLFLIYNPDLLKGMIEPIFYYSESGKWAKPFPAHDVGTYPLANGQTYGEDMPVEEAGNMLLLTAAIAKVEGNADYANKHWDIMTTWVEYLAKEGFDPANQLCTDDFAGHLAHNANLSVKAILAIAGYGQLAETLGKTAAAEKYTALAKDFAQKWMDKAEDGDHYSLTFDKKGTWSQKYNMVWNKLLGLDIFPEEVVQKEIAYYLTKQEAYGLPLDSRKTYTKSDWVIWTAAMAEDEADEKALIEPMFTYIDQTPNRIPVSDWHETTNAESVGFRARSVVGGYFMPVLKDRLLEN
- a CDS encoding CehA/McbA family metallohydrolase domain-containing protein, which produces MQPLRCLIFGFLCFVPFFLNAQVEPVLSDFDKKGEATVENTSSGFIVSWPAGSNQQGKLAINTKSGHPLFESFQLERPGKHVELANDIDPMFLLTEGERDLSKESGWNIFFDRTAYKPHETYKVQLKKSQVEVLSDGQRSVIKVGDLTAGNFSGWLEVTLYHGSPLVNIAAVMHTEEDAKAIIYDAGLVANNKTWKELFWSDTEGYLQSKATGQLDGESENLAVKYRTISGESEQGSMAVFPAPHQFFYPLDNAYNLKYVWSGENYRGVVDGFGIGIRHDLMGDNRHVPWFNAPPHTDQRLNFFVYLSDTKDGQVMEQVKAFTRNDQYKPLPGYRTMASHFHTEHMDDVLTHKPVPDIPGHVKALRDMGVNIMHLGEYHLAGNPRDSGPRRLPELDLMFSECERLSTADFLMLPGEEPNCHFGGHWMNIFPNPVYWIMSRQEGEPFVEDHPEYGKVYRVGNKEEMLRLLEEEKGLAWTAHARTKGSTGYPDAYKNEDFFHSDRFNGAAWKSLPADLSNPNLGRRVLKLMDDMANWGERKYVIGEADLFKLEPDYEIYGNMNVNYLQLDKLPKFEDGWQSVLDAMESGRFFVTTGEVLLPSFSVNGKGSGEVLTLDGNGKATVKVSAAWTFPLQYAEIISGDGEQVYRETIDLKETRAFGEDDFAFEVDLKGRTWVRLEIWDAAVNGAFTQPVWIE
- a CDS encoding family 43 glycosylhydrolase codes for the protein MRPLLFIFFYVAALLSMGACSSSAQEPVPDPVEDDDEVIEGQYTNPVWEPVLADPTVVKSGDTFYAYGTEDNWGDEGGYHLVPVIKSKDLIHWELVGDALQSKPTWKPEGGIWAPDVTKVGSQYFMYYSFSTWGDANPGIGLAIADSPEGPFEDYGKIFDSQSIGVNNSIDPFYYEEDGQKYLFWGSFRGLYMIKLTEDGKATVGEKVQVAGDHLEASYIFKKSGFYYLFGSYGSCCEGANSSYQVWVGRSDKLEGPYVDKSGNKLLDGHYGELVVKGNLGDTGFAGPGHNAEIVTDEEGTDWLVYHGMLKSQPRTNNGTNRRTLLIDPILWNGGWPLLFRQVPSIKANDGPVF